GCAATGCTAAGTATTGTTTCTCTTATACCCTTTTTTTCATCTATATGTGACATGGATCCGGTCTGGGTACTGAAAATAATTTATCCCTTCATATTTTCATTGGTACCTCTGGGATTATATGTTGCAGTAAAAAAACAAACGAATATGAAAATCGCATTCTTTTCAATGTTCTTTTTCATCTCGATTTTTACTTTCTATTCTGAAATGCTCGCATTGGCACGGCAGCAAATAGCAGAATTATTCCTTGTCCTGACAATTTTGGTGATGATCGATAAAACGATGGACAGAAGAAAGAGTCTACATTTACTGTACCTATTTGGTGCTTCAATTATCGTATCCCATTATGGCCTGACATGGATATACCTGTTCTCTCTCATTGCTGTGTGGATACTCTTGATTTTAATGGAAAATTCGAAGATTTGGGCATTCAAAGAGATCATTTATTCCAAAATACGAAAAATTGTTGATAAATCTCAGGGAAATTCCGGTCAAATACCAGTACCGTTCAGGACAATAACTCTGGCTTATGTATTGTTCTTTATAATGTTTACCATTTTTTGGTACATTACCTTCTCGAGTGGATCCGTTCTTGACTCGGTTATTGCTATTGGCGAACGGATTGTGACCAGTATCTCTGATGACTTTATGAATCCTGAGGCTGCGCAGGGAATGAGTGTCATCGTCACGGAGGCCACATCAATGTTGCATACCATTACCAAATATCTGCATTTTGTGACAATATTTTTTATTATTGTTGGACTCTTTATCTGCGTGATTTTAAGAGACAAATTCAAATTTGAGAACGAGTATGTTGCTTTTTCTGAAATAAATTTTTTAATCTGCGTTGGCGGCGTTACCATACCATATTTTGCCAACGCACTCAATACAACAAGGCTGTACCATATAACCCTCATTTTTTTGGCACCGTTCTGTATAATCGGTGCGTTGATCGTCTTTAGTATTATTTTCAGACATTTCTTCAAAGGCAATTCATATGGGGCGATCTCAATATTTTTCGTGATTTTTCTATTATTTAATTCCGGATTTGTTGATGAAATTGCAACGGGCAAATCAACGTCTATAGCGTTGGACCATACAGCCATTGAAAGCACCACAGACTCTGAACTCTTCAATGATCGGGAAGTTTCAGGTGCCCAATGGCTGGACAGTGTGCATAATGATCTGATCTTTGTTGATGAAATACGGAGAAATTTATTCAAAAGTTTTGGATATTTATACACGGAAACTTTGCCTGATAATTCGAGTAAAATGTGGGGGCACGCGTACCTCTATTTGGGGACATACAATATTATGGAAAAACAAAGTCGAACTGAAGAACATGAAACGACAGCTACGACCATAATGAATAATGATTCAATGAGCGTTTTTCTGAATCGAAATAAAATCTTTGCCAACGGTGGTGCAGAGGTGTATTACAAGTGATCTCTCATGCCGGAAGGAAAGGTACTATGAGAAAACCGGAAAACAACTTTTGCCTATCCGATGATTTATCATGGGACAGATATTGTATTGATGTCGTAATGTCCTGGTTTGATCAATATATTTATTTGATCTTATTAGTTCTTACAGATGGTTTTATTCCCAATTGCAATAGCTATAGATTAAATGACCTTGTTTGATAGCCAGTCTTTTGCCAAAGATGTTTTAAAACTTGTAACCGGCACCACATTTGCCCAGATTATCATAGTTTTATCCTCACCGGTTCTCACTCGTCTCTATGGTCCTGAAGCCTTTGGATTACTTGCTATCTTTACTTCAATTATGGGCATCATAGGAATCATTGCCTGCGTACGGTACGAACTTGCGATTATGCTTCCCGATGATGATCGCGAAGCTGCAAATCTGTTGGGTATTTGCCTACTCTGTGCGGTAATGGTCAGTATACTAACTATACCAATTTTTTATTTTGGTGGAGATTTCCTTATTTCCCTGCTTCAGGCGCCTGATCTTGCACCATACCTAATCATAATTCCACTATTTGTTTTTGTTAACGGTGTCTTTCTGTCACTGAACTACTGGAATTCACGTACCAAACTTTTCGGACGCCTTTCGATTGCTAATATTATCAGTTCTGTTACAGGAACGGGTGTAAAGTTGGGGGCCGGATTAGCAGGGTATACAACAGGAGGAAGCCTCATTGGTGCAAACCTAATAGGTTCTTCTGTCTCAACTGCAGTGCTTGGAGGACAGATCTGGCGAGACGATCGTGTCCTTCTGCGTGAAAGCATCTCCTGGAAGAAAATGCTGGAAGGGCTAAAGCGTTACAAAAAATTCCCTCTGATTGATAGCGGTTCGGCACTGTTAAACACTCTTTCGTGGCATTTACCGACGTTTATCCTGGCAGCGTTTTTTTCTCCGGTTATAGTTGGTTATTATTCACTTGGTTTTATGGTACTTCAACTGCCTATGACTTTGATCGGTGGTTCGATATCTCAGGTATTTTTTCAGCAGGCGTCAGTAGAATACAGAAGCGGTGATCTCGCCTCATTTGTGGAAACAATATCTGAAGTTCTCCTTAAAGTTGGGTTACTCCCGATGTTGATCGTTGGAATTGTCGGGCCGGATATTTTTTCGGTGGTATTTGGAAGTGCATGGGAGGAGGCAGGATTATATGCACAAATATTGAGTTTTTGGACCATAATCTGGTTTTTATATGCGCCATTAAGTACAATATACGTTGTACTGGAAAAACAGAGTTTTGGACTAATATTTAGTGGATTTAATTTCATTACACGAATTATATCTCTGTTTGTTGGTGGCATGATGGGAAGTGTGGTTATTGCTCTTGGCTTATTATCATTTTCTGGAATTTTGATTTATGGTATTTTTTTTGTGATGCTTGTAGGTATGGCCGGAATGCCGCGGAAAAATATAATTCGAGTAATTGGGAAGTCATTTGGTATAACGATTCCAGCAATTGTAATTCTTATATTTGCTAAATTACTTGCGCTAAATTCTATAATTATATTAGTATTATCGTGTTTAATTTTTATTGCCTATTACCTATATGTTGTCCTGGCAGATCCGAACATTAAAAAGTTCATTCCTTTTTCATTTAATTTGAAATGATTTCATGGTTTCACTCTCTTAATACCCAGAGATGATCAGTCTGCTTCCAAATAATAGGTATAGCCGTCGTATGATTGGATCATAAGCCAGTATGGGCTAAATATTTTATAAATTAATTATACATGAATTATTCAAAATTCATTAATATTTTCAATCCGTCCTTTGTACCGTTCAGGTAAGCTTTGGTAGAATTTACGTTTCTTTGATGGATTAACAGTATCCCAATGGTATACCAAAATTTTCGAATAAAAAAATTGCAGAGATAAACGAATTGCTGAGAATTTTTTGCATGTTTTTTCATAAATAAAAACTCATTTCGGACCATGTAGTATATTGCAATAGATCTTCCTTTCCCAATTTTTGTTGAACCACCTCCTTTATGCCAAATCTTCGAACGATATGCATAAACAGATTTCCAACCTCCTCTAAATCCCCGTATGCCCCAGTCATTTTCTTCTCTAAATGAAACGTAGGTATTATCCAACATACCAATCTTTTTTACCATACTGACCTTTGCTAATAAACATGAACCATGCACATAATCAACATCATAGTTTTTGTCATATTGCCCAACATCAATTTCATTTAATCCAATATGCCTGGTACGGAAAATCCAGATATTTTGTTTGCCTCCTGCAAATTGGATCGTATTTTTGCTCCCATTATAATTATACTGATAAATTTTGGGTCCGACAAATCCAATGCAATTGCCACGTTCACCAACATGTATTAGTTCTGTCAGAAAATTTCTATCAACGACTGTGTCATTATTGAGAAGCAAAACATAATCTGAGTTCAGATAATTAATAGCAAATCTCATCGCAATGTTATTGCCTTCAGTAAAACCTTCGTTTTTATCATTTTTTACCAATCTTAATCTCTTATTTGGCGGTATTGATTGCAAGAATGTTTTCTGGGACAATGATGTCTTAGGGTCACTTGCCTCATATTCAATAATGTGAATAGGTTTGTTATCAATCTGGAATTTTACAAAATCCGACTGAATGGGAGTATTACCCTGGCAATAATTTCTGATCTGCTCTAATGAATCATTTTCTGATCCATTATCCACAACGATTACATCATAATTGGGATATGTTATCTGATAAACAGACTCCAGACATTCAATCGTATCCTTCCATCCATTCCAGTTCAGAATAATGATCGATACATGAGGGGTTGTTTCCGTATTATTTTTCAGATTGAATTCCATCAGACATCATCCTTACAACAATAAACATTTAATTATGCTCCACAGGACCTCCATATCACAATTGGAGGCAAACAATGGCAATACTGGTAATGGGTTGAAGATAAAATCATGTGACCAATTCCATACTATATGTCGGTTCTAAATCTCCAAGTAATTCCAAATACCTGCTATTCTGTGCATTTCGGGACAGACTATCAAGATCCAACCCCTTATCATTCCTCAGTTCTTCGAGCGTCCCATCCTCCCATTTCTTATAAAGCAGTTCAAGGCTGTCCAAAATGTGTGTGGATTGAGATAAACATCCAATTCCCAGATGATGTTTTCGGATAAGTTCGAGAAAATAGGTATTATCGCTACCAGCGACACCAAAAATTACTTTCCCACTTCGAATATAATCAAAAAATTTTCCTGTTAACACATATCGACTTGTTTTAGTGTCTGTGTGAATCAGAAACAGCACATCGCACTCCAACATATATTGTAGAGATGTTTGTGTATCAACAGGGGGCAATACTTCAAGAGTTCCAGGGAAGTGATTTTTAATGTCTTCAATTTTTTGGGATGTCTCGGCGCCGACAAATCTTAGCAGGACATTTTTGTTTTCCTGAAAAATATCATATGCATCCAGGAATGAAGAAATATTTCTGTATCCCCTATTATCAAACGAAATTCCTCCGATGTATCCAATAATCATCCTATCTGAATATGTTTGCCCGGAAACAGTCCCACGATTTTTTGCGTTCTTCAAAACCTTGTCCCAATTCTGTTTGGAATAGCCGTTTAGGACAACCTCACATTTTTCTTTTGAAAGGTTAAATTTCGATGAAGCATCTAAGAGCATTCTCTCATTTAAAAATACGACTTTATCTGCATGCTTTAGAGCATTCTGCTCAATATGCTTTGAAATAGGATATGATAAATGAGGAGTGTTCCATGGATCCCGGTAGTCCATAATAATATTCACTTCCGGGAAACGCTTTTTTATCTGTTGAACCAGACAAAAAAGCGAAAATGGAGGCCCGCTTATTATGATATTCTTAATCCCTTTTTCAGATATGGTATTCAATATTTGTTCCCGTGCATTTCTGATAAATCTGTAACCAGCCACTCCCATACCACAATTTGGCTCGTTAAAAATTCCCTTTTCAAGTGAAATGATATTTGATTTATAAAAAATATGTTTCGCACTGCCAATCATTTTCTTTTTTAAAT
Above is a window of Methanogenium organophilum DNA encoding:
- a CDS encoding DUF2206 domain-containing protein, encoding MKLSDPFQMNDWPIIPLLKLVIALHLVLVGLITLEYLGFSIPVLRQLISFLYIIYIPGMLVLRILGMHNLKSSETLLYSIGSSIAVLMFTGCVMNIVYPFFGIQRPFSTIPMILTISGIILILCILCYIRDKEFAIPHFINIDRKDYPVIFGLLLIPCLSVLGTHLMNVHHNNILLMFMIVVIALVAILIGFDKVIPTKFYPLAIFVLTLSLLFHKSLISMNLWGWDIFHEYYLANLVIENSFWDSTIRANTNAMLSIVSLIPFFSSICDMDPVWVLKIIYPFIFSLVPLGLYVAVKKQTNMKIAFFSMFFFISIFTFYSEMLALARQQIAELFLVLTILVMIDKTMDRRKSLHLLYLFGASIIVSHYGLTWIYLFSLIAVWILLILMENSKIWAFKEIIYSKIRKIVDKSQGNSGQIPVPFRTITLAYVLFFIMFTIFWYITFSSGSVLDSVIAIGERIVTSISDDFMNPEAAQGMSVIVTEATSMLHTITKYLHFVTIFFIIVGLFICVILRDKFKFENEYVAFSEINFLICVGGVTIPYFANALNTTRLYHITLIFLAPFCIIGALIVFSIIFRHFFKGNSYGAISIFFVIFLLFNSGFVDEIATGKSTSIALDHTAIESTTDSELFNDREVSGAQWLDSVHNDLIFVDEIRRNLFKSFGYLYTETLPDNSSKMWGHAYLYLGTYNIMEKQSRTEEHETTATTIMNNDSMSVFLNRNKIFANGGAEVYYK
- a CDS encoding glycosyltransferase family 2 protein is translated as MEFNLKNNTETTPHVSIIILNWNGWKDTIECLESVYQITYPNYDVIVVDNGSENDSLEQIRNYCQGNTPIQSDFVKFQIDNKPIHIIEYEASDPKTSLSQKTFLQSIPPNKRLRLVKNDKNEGFTEGNNIAMRFAINYLNSDYVLLLNNDTVVDRNFLTELIHVGERGNCIGFVGPKIYQYNYNGSKNTIQFAGGKQNIWIFRTRHIGLNEIDVGQYDKNYDVDYVHGSCLLAKVSMVKKIGMLDNTYVSFREENDWGIRGFRGGWKSVYAYRSKIWHKGGGSTKIGKGRSIAIYYMVRNEFLFMKKHAKNSQQFVYLCNFFIRKFWYTIGILLIHQRNVNSTKAYLNGTKDGLKILMNFE
- a CDS encoding oligosaccharide flippase family protein, whose amino-acid sequence is MTLFDSQSFAKDVLKLVTGTTFAQIIIVLSSPVLTRLYGPEAFGLLAIFTSIMGIIGIIACVRYELAIMLPDDDREAANLLGICLLCAVMVSILTIPIFYFGGDFLISLLQAPDLAPYLIIIPLFVFVNGVFLSLNYWNSRTKLFGRLSIANIISSVTGTGVKLGAGLAGYTTGGSLIGANLIGSSVSTAVLGGQIWRDDRVLLRESISWKKMLEGLKRYKKFPLIDSGSALLNTLSWHLPTFILAAFFSPVIVGYYSLGFMVLQLPMTLIGGSISQVFFQQASVEYRSGDLASFVETISEVLLKVGLLPMLIVGIVGPDIFSVVFGSAWEEAGLYAQILSFWTIIWFLYAPLSTIYVVLEKQSFGLIFSGFNFITRIISLFVGGMMGSVVIALGLLSFSGILIYGIFFVMLVGMAGMPRKNIIRVIGKSFGITIPAIVILIFAKLLALNSIIILVLSCLIFIAYYLYVVLADPNIKKFIPFSFNLK
- a CDS encoding glycosyltransferase family protein, with amino-acid sequence MYYLADYLQDHCYNVYVVHSQNAEYYGNYGNTIRFHSIPVGSPNMPISSENNLESEGEKNESYLKKKMIGSAKHIFYKSNIISLEKGIFNEPNCGMGVAGYRFIRNAREQILNTISEKGIKNIIISGPPFSLFCLVQQIKKRFPEVNIIMDYRDPWNTPHLSYPISKHIEQNALKHADKVVFLNERMLLDASSKFNLSKEKCEVVLNGYSKQNWDKVLKNAKNRGTVSGQTYSDRMIIGYIGGISFDNRGYRNISSFLDAYDIFQENKNVLLRFVGAETSQKIEDIKNHFPGTLEVLPPVDTQTSLQYMLECDVLFLIHTDTKTSRYVLTGKFFDYIRSGKVIFGVAGSDNTYFLELIRKHHLGIGCLSQSTHILDSLELLYKKWEDGTLEELRNDKGLDLDSLSRNAQNSRYLELLGDLEPTYSMELVT